The genomic stretch ATGGGGAGAATTTTTTCCTCGATGAACACCACTACGCGCGCGAACAACGGGCCGTGCTCCAGCTCATAGCTGTCGAGCCGTTTCACGAGTTCCTGCCGGGCGTGGACGATGATCTGGCTGGCGACGGGCACGCCCCGCAGCCGGTCCACGGTCCGCGAATCCAGCTCCAGCGTGCTCTGGTATTCCAGCTCGCGCAGGATGTTCTGTTCCACCTCGGCGATCGGACCTTGCGCGTTGATGAAGTGGTAATGGTAAATCTCCTTCAACGATTGCAGCGCGTCCCACGTCTGTTCCTTGAACACGCGGTAGCGCCGTCTCGCCAGCGATTCGTCGTGGTCGGTCGGACGGTCTTCAGGCATTTCGCCGCTGCCGGAACGTTCCGCTTCTTCGATCAACGCCCGGGTCTCGCGGCCGCGCTTGAGCTGGCGGGCCACGGATTCCTTCTCATCCACGAACAGCACCATGATGTGGATGGTCGGCTGGCGGAAATGGATGCTGAGCGGGGTGTTGTAGAATTCGCGGCGCAGCGTGTGCATCTTGTCCACGAGCAGCTTCAAGCACTCCACCTGGACGTGCGTGCGGGGGAAGCCGTCGAGGATGACGCCGTCCTGGTATTCCGGCCGCAGCAGTTCGCGTAACAGGAGCCGGACCACCTCGCGGTCGCCCACCATGTTGCCGGCGTCCTTCAAGGCCTTGGCCTCGGGCGAATCCAGCAAGGCGCTCATCACAATGGGGCGGCAGGTCAGGCCGCGCACCTTGGCGATGAAGGCGGTGTTGGTGCCCTTGCCTGCGCCGGGCGCGCCGCCGAGCAGGATGATCTCCTTGGGAAAGCGCAGGTGTTCGCGGCCCGGCTCGGCCTCCAGTTCGGTCCAGATGGCGCTGAAGATAAGCTGCGCGTCCTTGATCTCCAGATCGGGGCGCTTGCCGGCTGACGCGGGCGCGGCGGTCGGCGTGGTTTCGGTGGCGGAATTCATGGCGATACTTCGGAGGGAAATTACAAAGTCGCGCCATCCGAGGCACGCGGTTTCGGTTGGGATTCCGGAAGAAGAATTACAAACTGTAGTTCCCCTCGTTGGACACGAACTATGCGAAGGCTCTCAAACCACAGTTCCCCTCCTTGGAGGGGCCAGGGGTGGGTTGCCCCGGAATTGTTTTGACTGACCTTCCCGCCCGCGTTGCGCGACTTCGTGGCACAAACACCGGCACCTCCCGACTCGGCCAACCGCGCTTTGTCTCTTCTGCTCGAATCCAATCCTCAATCTTCTTCAGCACCGACTCCATATCGTTCTTCACCTCGTAATTCCAAAAGCGCAAATGTGTCACGCCAAGCGTTTCGATTTCCTTGTGCCGACGCTCATCTTGTTCACGCAAGTGGTCGTGAACGGAGCCATCCACGTCCACCGCCAGATTCAATTCTTTGCAGTAAAAATCCACGATGCG from Verrucomicrobiia bacterium encodes the following:
- a CDS encoding nucleoside monophosphate kinase, translated to MNSATETTPTAAPASAGKRPDLEIKDAQLIFSAIWTELEAEPGREHLRFPKEIILLGGAPGAGKGTNTAFIAKVRGLTCRPIVMSALLDSPEAKALKDAGNMVGDREVVRLLLRELLRPEYQDGVILDGFPRTHVQVECLKLLVDKMHTLRREFYNTPLSIHFRQPTIHIMVLFVDEKESVARQLKRGRETRALIEEAERSGSGEMPEDRPTDHDESLARRRYRVFKEQTWDALQSLKEIYHYHFINAQGPIAEVEQNILRELEYQSTLELDSRTVDRLRGVPVASQIIVHARQELVKRLDSYELEHGPLFARVVVFIEEKILP
- a CDS encoding endonuclease domain-containing protein; amino-acid sequence: MSQPIIPYRADLTERAHTLRRIMTLAEVLLWNRLKRKQLCGYDFDRQRPLGQRIVDFYCKELNLAVDVDGSVHDHLREQDERRHKEIETLGVTHLRFWNYEVKNDMESVLKKIEDWIRAEETKRGWPSREVPVFVPRSRATRAGRSVKTIPGQPTPGPSKEGNCGLRAFA